One Actinospica robiniae DSM 44927 genomic region harbors:
- a CDS encoding damage-control phosphatase ARMT1 family protein, translating into MTTPPVITAADSAAFPHSVFHVRHPKVIAQVKAALPYGPDRLAALDAFLDETLYSTLGPLPEDDAGDRAQWDSWGAPYFGQGLKWTEAPFLWAESYFHRRLLSATGYFAGTWRGVDPFGPMKSASLAGAGLAEELAGLGSTAALAPAERDTAALHASLWGNRADLGFQLVAGAPVVPEVLADDGAALFAHLDAQAGRVNLVADNAAEELVYDLLLIDHLLTTGRATEVTLYLKPRPYYVSDATAQDFADALQLLGTVPGPAADAASRLRSVCARGRLTVLAPEFFCAPFGFDELPKDLLDAVATARLTIFKGDLNYRRLVGDRLWPEDTPFSALTSYLPGPVAALRTYKSDVSVGMDPATVRTLDEAEPGWRFGGRHAVIQFSGAGISDR; encoded by the coding sequence ATGACCACTCCGCCCGTGATCACCGCGGCCGACTCCGCCGCGTTCCCGCACTCCGTCTTCCACGTCCGGCACCCGAAGGTCATCGCCCAGGTGAAGGCCGCGCTGCCGTACGGGCCCGACCGGTTGGCCGCGCTCGACGCGTTCCTGGACGAGACGCTGTACAGCACGCTCGGCCCGCTGCCGGAGGACGACGCCGGGGACCGGGCGCAGTGGGACAGCTGGGGCGCGCCGTACTTCGGTCAGGGGCTCAAGTGGACCGAGGCGCCGTTCCTGTGGGCGGAGAGCTACTTCCATCGCAGGCTTCTGTCGGCAACGGGCTACTTCGCCGGGACCTGGCGCGGCGTCGACCCGTTCGGGCCGATGAAGTCGGCGAGCCTGGCCGGCGCCGGGCTCGCCGAAGAGCTCGCCGGGCTCGGCTCCACGGCGGCGCTGGCGCCGGCCGAGCGGGACACCGCCGCCTTGCACGCGAGCCTGTGGGGCAACCGGGCCGACCTCGGTTTCCAGCTGGTGGCCGGGGCACCGGTGGTGCCGGAAGTGCTCGCCGACGACGGCGCGGCGCTCTTCGCCCATCTCGACGCGCAGGCGGGCCGGGTCAACCTCGTCGCCGACAACGCGGCCGAGGAACTCGTGTACGACCTCTTGCTCATCGACCATCTGCTCACCACCGGCCGGGCCACGGAGGTGACGCTGTATCTCAAGCCTCGTCCTTACTACGTCTCCGACGCCACGGCCCAGGACTTCGCGGACGCGCTCCAGCTCCTCGGCACCGTGCCCGGCCCGGCAGCGGACGCCGCCTCGCGGCTGCGGTCCGTCTGCGCGCGTGGGCGACTCACGGTCCTGGCACCCGAGTTCTTCTGCGCCCCCTTCGGTTTCGACGAGCTGCCCAAGGATCTGCTCGACGCCGTGGCCACCGCCCGGCTGACGATCTTCAAGGGCGACCTGAACTACCGCCGCCTGGTCGGCGACCGGCTCTGGCCGGAGGACACGCCTTTCAGTGCCCTGACCTCCTACCTGCCGGGCCCGGTGGCCGCGCTGCGCACGTACAAGTCCGACGTGTCGGTGGGGATGGACCCCGCGACGGTGCGCACACTGGACGAGGCCGAGCCCGGATGGCGATTCGGCGGGCGCCACGCGGTGATCCAGTTCAGCGGCGCCGGTATCAGCGATCGATGA
- a CDS encoding alpha/beta fold hydrolase translates to MPRCKANGIELEYETFGDPAAPTLLLVMGLGMQLLGWDPELCRRLADRGFHVIRYDNRDIGLSTGFDEAGLPDLAALFTDPGAAPYLLEDMAEDAAGLLAALGIRAAHVVGVSMGGMIVQELAIRHPEAVLSLCSIMSTTGAHEVGQPTPAALAALTAPPGADRESAIERGLRTWRVLESPAYPHTDDQLRETTAAAYDRANRPAGSARQLAAILCSPDRTERLRALAVPAQVIHGEADPLIDVSGGRATAAAIPDARLLLLPGMGHDLPEELWDTYVDTIVANAQRAGGL, encoded by the coding sequence ATGCCACGCTGCAAGGCCAACGGGATCGAGCTCGAATACGAGACCTTCGGCGACCCGGCCGCACCCACCCTGCTGCTGGTGATGGGCCTCGGGATGCAGCTGCTGGGCTGGGACCCGGAGCTGTGCCGGCGGCTGGCCGACCGCGGCTTCCACGTGATCCGCTACGACAACCGGGACATCGGCCTCTCGACCGGCTTCGACGAAGCCGGTTTGCCGGACCTCGCCGCGCTGTTCACCGACCCCGGCGCCGCGCCCTACCTGCTCGAGGACATGGCCGAGGACGCGGCCGGCCTGCTCGCCGCGCTCGGGATCCGGGCCGCGCACGTGGTCGGCGTGTCGATGGGCGGCATGATCGTGCAGGAACTGGCGATCCGCCACCCCGAGGCGGTGCTGTCGCTGTGCTCGATCATGTCGACGACCGGCGCGCACGAGGTCGGCCAGCCCACCCCGGCGGCCCTCGCCGCGCTGACCGCCCCGCCCGGGGCCGACCGCGAGAGCGCGATCGAGCGCGGGCTGCGCACCTGGCGGGTGCTCGAGTCCCCGGCGTATCCGCACACGGACGATCAGCTGCGCGAGACGACGGCCGCCGCGTACGACCGGGCCAACCGGCCGGCGGGCTCGGCGCGCCAGCTCGCCGCGATCCTGTGCTCCCCCGACCGGACCGAGCGGCTGCGCGCCCTCGCGGTGCCGGCGCAGGTGATCCACGGCGAGGCCGACCCGCTCATCGACGTCAGCGGCGGCCGCGCCACCGCAGCGGCGATCCCGGACGCGCGGCTGCTGCTCCTGCCCGGCATGGGCCACGACCTGCCCGAGGAGCTGTGGGACACCTACGTCGACACGATCGTGGCGAACGCGCAGCGCGCCGGAGGGCTCTGA
- a CDS encoding GNAT family N-acetyltransferase, with protein sequence MPSLVTPVIPAGRLARTAQPELPVDADLRLRPWAPGDAAAVVAAYADPDIERWHARRVKDEAEAAGLIDFWRGTWVEESGASWAISPVEGGGVFGRIALREISLHEGRAEVAYWTVPSARGRRVASRALDAVVAWAFDEIGFHRLRLLHSMSNEASCRVAVASGFEAEGVERSAVLHQDGWHDMHLHAKINTRIP encoded by the coding sequence ATGCCCTCGCTCGTCACCCCGGTCATCCCCGCGGGCCGGCTCGCCCGCACCGCGCAGCCCGAGCTTCCCGTCGACGCCGATCTCCGGCTGCGGCCGTGGGCGCCCGGCGACGCCGCCGCGGTGGTGGCCGCGTACGCCGACCCGGACATCGAACGCTGGCACGCGCGCCGGGTGAAGGACGAGGCCGAGGCCGCGGGCCTGATCGACTTCTGGCGCGGCACCTGGGTCGAGGAGTCCGGCGCCAGCTGGGCGATCTCCCCGGTCGAGGGCGGCGGCGTGTTCGGCCGGATCGCGCTGCGCGAGATATCCCTGCACGAGGGCCGGGCCGAGGTCGCGTACTGGACCGTGCCGTCCGCCCGGGGCCGGCGCGTCGCCTCCCGCGCGCTGGACGCCGTGGTCGCCTGGGCCTTCGACGAGATCGGCTTCCACCGGCTGCGGCTGCTGCACTCGATGTCGAACGAGGCCTCCTGCCGCGTGGCCGTGGCCTCCGGCTTCGAGGCCGAGGGCGTCGAACGCAGCGCGGTGCTGCACCAGGACGGCTGGCACGACATGCACCTCCACGCCAAAATCAATACACGCATACCGTAA
- a CDS encoding electron transfer flavoprotein subunit beta/FixA family protein, with protein sequence MERRRTVRIVVLVKHVPGDGLNAADGCAVEQAVRIARLRIDVRITVLTMGPPQASRSLSAALALGADDAVQVCDEALHGSDALATSLVLAAAARRIGFDLLLCGALSSGSGTAVIPLMLAERLGVPAVCGADALRARENSIIAFCRGESVDELEELACELPALAAITDRGIPPRTPSFPAIAEARGKLLRRWSLADLGIEPARVGLPGAVCRVRDVQDRRSRGCVIDGVEDPEAAARELADFLEAEHCLVEHRFA encoded by the coding sequence ATGGAGCGGAGGCGGACGGTGCGGATCGTCGTGCTGGTCAAGCATGTCCCCGGGGACGGGCTGAACGCGGCGGACGGCTGCGCCGTCGAGCAGGCGGTGCGGATCGCCCGGCTGCGTATCGACGTCCGGATCACGGTCCTGACGATGGGCCCGCCGCAGGCCTCGCGCTCCCTGTCGGCCGCGCTGGCGCTTGGCGCCGATGACGCCGTCCAAGTGTGTGACGAGGCGTTGCACGGCAGCGACGCGCTCGCCACGTCCCTCGTGCTCGCCGCAGCTGCGCGCCGGATCGGGTTCGACCTGCTGCTGTGTGGCGCCCTCTCGTCCGGCTCGGGCACTGCCGTCATCCCGCTGATGCTTGCCGAACGGCTTGGTGTGCCAGCGGTCTGTGGGGCAGACGCGTTGCGTGCCAGGGAGAATTCGATCATCGCGTTCTGCCGCGGTGAATCAGTGGACGAGCTCGAGGAGTTGGCCTGCGAGCTGCCCGCACTGGCCGCGATCACCGACCGCGGCATCCCGCCGCGCACACCTTCCTTCCCGGCTATCGCCGAGGCTCGAGGCAAGCTGCTCCGACGCTGGTCGCTGGCCGATCTCGGCATCGAGCCGGCACGCGTCGGACTACCCGGCGCCGTCTGCCGCGTCCGCGACGTCCAGGACCGGCGCTCGCGCGGCTGCGTGATCGACGGCGTGGAGGATCCCGAAGCCGCTGCCCGGGAATTGGCCGACTTCCTCGAAGCCGAACACTGCCTGGTCGAACATCGCTTCGCATGA
- a CDS encoding electron transfer flavoprotein subunit alpha/FixB family protein yields MPSTDAVLVLAARSRDGGLSRSSAELLTAARRVAAPVAVLPEPVDDRICGELGRYGAERVLSICAPELDAVVGAACHLRPPLVLLPATTAASREIAGRLAVRLEAGIVTDVVGIDRGPEGISVLQETCGGRVRVASTIVKTPAILTIRPGAVVAEPEAGSCRSPAVEDLCVTPASAVRAPRLVRRVPVHPLDGRLLTEADVVVAGGRGVGSAEGFALLAEVARALGGCLGATHTAGELGWAPDHARISLPGNQIRPRLYLAVGVSGSLRHRAAIRGARTVVAVDRDRNAPILREADLAVVGDLHAVLPALLAELRRRDRARSTSTEPSEPSEPSEPAEA; encoded by the coding sequence ATGCCCTCGACGGACGCGGTGCTGGTGCTCGCCGCGCGTTCCCGCGACGGCGGTCTCAGCCGCTCGAGCGCCGAGCTGCTCACCGCCGCCCGGCGCGTCGCCGCGCCCGTCGCGGTACTACCCGAACCGGTCGACGACCGGATCTGCGGCGAACTCGGCCGCTACGGCGCCGAGCGGGTCCTGTCGATCTGCGCTCCGGAGCTCGACGCCGTCGTCGGCGCGGCCTGCCATTTACGTCCCCCGCTGGTGCTGCTGCCCGCGACCACTGCCGCGTCTCGCGAGATCGCCGGCCGGCTGGCCGTGCGACTCGAGGCGGGCATCGTGACGGACGTGGTCGGAATCGATCGCGGACCGGAGGGCATCAGCGTTCTGCAGGAGACGTGCGGCGGCAGGGTGCGCGTCGCCAGCACGATCGTGAAAACCCCAGCCATCCTCACGATCCGGCCCGGCGCCGTCGTGGCCGAACCTGAAGCAGGAAGCTGCCGGAGCCCAGCGGTCGAAGATCTCTGCGTCACGCCGGCATCCGCAGTCCGCGCCCCACGCCTGGTTCGCCGCGTACCCGTGCATCCGCTCGACGGCAGACTCCTCACCGAGGCCGACGTCGTCGTGGCCGGCGGTCGCGGCGTCGGCTCGGCCGAGGGGTTCGCGCTGCTCGCCGAGGTCGCCAGGGCGCTCGGCGGCTGCCTCGGCGCCACGCACACCGCCGGCGAACTCGGCTGGGCGCCCGACCACGCCCGGATCAGCTTGCCAGGCAACCAGATCCGGCCCAGGCTCTACCTCGCCGTCGGCGTCTCCGGCTCGCTGCGGCACCGTGCCGCGATCCGCGGCGCCCGCACGGTCGTGGCCGTGGACCGCGACCGGAATGCGCCGATCCTGCGCGAGGCCGACCTCGCCGTCGTCGGCGACCTGCACGCCGTACTGCCGGCGCTGCTCGCCGAGCTGCGACGACGCGACCGCGCCCGCTCCACGTCGACTGAACCGTCCGAACCGTCCGAACCGTCCGAACCCGCGGAGGCGTAA
- a CDS encoding 4Fe-4S dicluster domain-containing protein — MLVRLILGLVLTVAAFGLAARRVLTLYRLGRTGQPADPGRTADAGRRLWAVVTEVFGQRELLKWTGAGAAHFAVFWGFVILGATIVEGYGALFQRDFHIPLIGTDTWLGFLEDFFIVAVLAGLVAFAAIRLRQSPRREGRSSRFSGSHLGAAWLVLFMIFNVMWTLLLYRGAQINTGYFPYRHGAFASELAADVLRPAGRTANDVLETTGILLSLGVVLAFLVLVVNSKHLHIFLAPFNIAFSRRPRALGPLLPVYSAGKEVDFEDPGEEDKIGRGAIEDFTWKGLLDFATCTECGRCQSQCPAWNTDKPLSPKLLIMGLRDHALAKAPYLLASSDEERAALPEAVRAEAERPLVGSADVNGVIDPDVLWSCVTCGACVEQCPVDIEHVDHIVDMRRYQVMIESEFPHEAQGMLRNLERKGDPWGRGAKARLEWAQGLPFEVRVFGDGGEERLPDDVEYLFWVGCAGALDDNAKKTSRTVAELLHEAGVGFMVLGTGETCTGDAARRLGQELLFQELAKQNVETLNEVGARKIVVTCAHCFNTLANEYPKLGGVYEVVHHTELLAKLVAEGRLTPVEPVELNVTYHDPCYLGRHNRVFSPPREILGAVPGLRLTEMPRNRERSFCCGAGGARMWMEETIGSRINETRTDEALGTDPDLVTAACPYCIVMLTDGVASRKQQGKANEELRVTDVSEVLLRSVRKSTDAQQPAEPNE; from the coding sequence GTGCTCGTACGACTCATCCTCGGCCTGGTCCTGACCGTGGCCGCCTTCGGTCTGGCCGCCCGCCGGGTGCTCACGCTCTACCGGCTGGGCCGGACCGGGCAGCCGGCCGACCCGGGGCGCACCGCGGACGCCGGCCGGCGATTGTGGGCCGTGGTCACCGAGGTCTTCGGGCAACGCGAACTGCTGAAATGGACCGGCGCGGGCGCGGCGCACTTCGCCGTGTTCTGGGGGTTCGTCATCCTCGGCGCCACCATCGTGGAGGGCTACGGCGCGCTGTTCCAACGGGATTTCCACATCCCGCTGATCGGGACGGACACCTGGCTCGGCTTCCTCGAGGACTTCTTCATCGTGGCGGTGCTGGCGGGCCTGGTCGCCTTCGCCGCGATCCGGCTGCGCCAGTCCCCGCGCCGGGAGGGCCGCTCGTCCCGTTTCTCCGGCTCGCACCTCGGCGCGGCCTGGCTGGTGCTGTTCATGATCTTCAACGTGATGTGGACGCTGCTGCTCTACCGCGGCGCCCAGATCAACACCGGCTACTTCCCCTACCGCCACGGCGCCTTCGCCTCCGAACTCGCCGCCGACGTGCTGCGCCCGGCCGGCCGCACGGCGAACGACGTGCTCGAGACCACGGGCATCCTGCTCTCCCTCGGCGTCGTGCTCGCGTTCCTGGTGCTGGTGGTCAACTCCAAGCACCTGCACATCTTCCTCGCGCCGTTCAACATCGCCTTCTCCCGGCGCCCCCGCGCGCTCGGTCCGCTGCTGCCGGTCTACTCGGCCGGCAAGGAGGTCGACTTCGAGGACCCGGGGGAGGAGGACAAGATCGGTCGCGGCGCGATCGAGGACTTCACCTGGAAGGGCCTGCTCGACTTCGCCACCTGCACCGAATGCGGGCGCTGCCAGTCCCAGTGCCCGGCCTGGAACACGGACAAGCCACTGAGTCCCAAGCTGTTGATTATGGGTCTGCGCGACCATGCCCTGGCCAAGGCGCCGTACCTGCTCGCCTCCTCGGACGAGGAGCGCGCCGCGCTGCCGGAAGCCGTCCGAGCCGAGGCCGAACGTCCGCTCGTCGGCTCCGCGGACGTGAACGGCGTGATCGATCCGGACGTGCTCTGGTCGTGCGTGACCTGCGGAGCCTGCGTGGAGCAGTGCCCGGTCGACATCGAGCACGTGGACCACATCGTCGACATGCGCCGCTACCAGGTCATGATCGAGTCCGAGTTCCCGCACGAGGCGCAGGGCATGCTGCGCAACCTCGAACGCAAGGGCGACCCGTGGGGCCGCGGTGCGAAGGCGCGGCTCGAGTGGGCCCAGGGCCTGCCGTTCGAGGTGCGCGTGTTCGGCGACGGCGGCGAGGAGCGGCTGCCCGACGACGTCGAGTACCTGTTCTGGGTCGGCTGCGCCGGCGCCCTCGACGACAACGCCAAGAAGACCAGCCGCACCGTCGCCGAGCTGCTGCACGAAGCCGGGGTCGGATTCATGGTGCTCGGCACCGGCGAGACCTGCACCGGCGACGCGGCCCGCCGGCTCGGCCAGGAGCTGCTGTTCCAGGAGCTGGCGAAGCAGAACGTGGAGACGCTCAACGAGGTCGGCGCGCGCAAGATCGTGGTCACCTGCGCCCACTGTTTCAATACCCTGGCGAACGAGTACCCGAAGCTGGGCGGCGTGTACGAGGTCGTGCACCACACCGAGCTGCTGGCGAAGCTGGTGGCCGAAGGCAGACTCACCCCGGTCGAGCCGGTGGAGCTGAACGTGACCTACCACGACCCGTGCTACCTCGGCCGGCACAACCGCGTGTTCAGCCCGCCCCGGGAGATCCTCGGCGCCGTCCCCGGCCTGCGGCTGACCGAGATGCCGCGCAACCGCGAGCGGTCCTTCTGCTGCGGCGCCGGCGGCGCCCGGATGTGGATGGAGGAGACGATCGGCAGCCGGATCAACGAGACCCGCACCGACGAGGCGCTCGGCACCGACCCGGACCTGGTGACGGCCGCCTGCCCCTACTGCATCGTGATGCTGACCGACGGCGTCGCCTCCCGCAAGCAGCAGGGCAAGGCGAACGAGGAGCTGCGGGTGACGGACGTGTCGGAGGTGCTGCTGCGCTCCGTGCGGAAGAGCACGGATGCGCAGCAGCCCGCCGAGCCGAACGAGTAG
- a CDS encoding HEAT repeat domain-containing protein, with translation MARTLEELDRLPDRQAKHDHVHSLLNQSRETACEVLTDSLRFPHYGWVLDLAVRHLGHLADPQAVDIALAYLESTERHRAGYAARLLGLARAERAVPVLAAHVAGGARVGSAGRPEAYWALERIGTPVAHAALLAAVRLTDPRSTYELAVEAVCRVGTPEAVDEVLRLSATTRLMWGSNTLAAVAKIADERFTPFLLEACVGPHRHIALAGLGRAASERAMEPLGHIFFTTPDRRERRVVAAAIAHSCAEHELIMVRNGPRRHDRDSDALLWRDIAWLLGQVVRTDSQWHRDAKYQARLLCAELLEHDDPLVRAQAARSLTRLGRSEHSVPHLEQRRPIPGLLSGLLADPSYRVRAAAGAALASVGTKAALPRLREVAIEDAVACVRDAAGAAVRRLA, from the coding sequence ATGGCGCGGACTCTCGAAGAGCTCGACCGGCTGCCCGACCGGCAGGCGAAGCACGATCATGTGCACAGCCTGCTGAACCAGTCGCGCGAGACCGCGTGCGAGGTGCTGACCGATTCACTCCGGTTCCCCCATTACGGCTGGGTGCTCGACCTCGCGGTGCGGCATCTGGGCCATCTCGCCGACCCACAGGCCGTTGACATCGCCCTCGCATATCTGGAAAGCACCGAGCGTCATCGCGCCGGGTACGCGGCCCGGCTGCTGGGTCTGGCCCGGGCCGAACGTGCCGTGCCCGTACTGGCCGCGCACGTCGCGGGCGGCGCGCGCGTCGGCTCTGCTGGGCGGCCCGAGGCCTATTGGGCGCTGGAGCGTATCGGCACACCGGTGGCCCACGCCGCGCTGCTCGCCGCGGTGCGACTCACGGACCCGCGGTCCACCTACGAGCTCGCCGTCGAAGCGGTGTGCCGCGTCGGCACACCGGAGGCGGTCGACGAGGTCCTGCGGCTGAGCGCGACGACCCGCCTCATGTGGGGCTCGAACACGCTGGCCGCGGTGGCGAAGATCGCCGATGAGCGCTTCACCCCGTTCCTGCTAGAGGCCTGCGTCGGCCCGCATCGGCACATCGCGCTGGCCGGACTCGGCCGGGCGGCAAGCGAGCGCGCCATGGAGCCGCTGGGCCATATCTTCTTCACCACGCCCGACCGCCGGGAACGGCGCGTGGTCGCGGCCGCCATCGCGCACAGTTGCGCCGAGCACGAGCTGATCATGGTGCGGAACGGTCCGCGCAGGCACGACCGTGACTCCGATGCGCTGCTCTGGCGCGACATCGCCTGGCTGCTCGGCCAGGTCGTCCGCACCGATTCCCAATGGCATCGGGATGCGAAGTACCAGGCGAGACTGCTGTGTGCGGAGTTGCTCGAACACGACGACCCGCTGGTCCGGGCACAGGCCGCCCGCTCGCTCACGCGGCTCGGCAGGTCAGAGCACTCGGTGCCGCACCTCGAGCAGCGTCGGCCGATCCCCGGACTGCTCTCCGGCCTGCTCGCCGACCCGTCGTACCGGGTCCGGGCCGCCGCTGGCGCCGCACTCGCCTCAGTCGGGACGAAGGCCGCGCTGCCGCGGCTGCGTGAGGTCGCGATCGAGGACGCAGTGGCCTGCGTGCGGGACGCGGCCGGGGCGGCGGTCCGGCGTCTGGCGTAG
- a CDS encoding saccharopine dehydrogenase family protein, producing MRILLVGAGGVGGAIVRIAARRDYFEQMTVADYDPARAEAAAAAGNAADSAHAGRFAAARVDASDEAAVAALLAEHRCDVLLNATDPRFVLPLFGAAAKAGAHYLDMAMSLSRPHPDRPYDECGVKLGDEQFEQAEEWARAGRLALVGMGVEPGLSDVFARYAADELFDEIDEVGVRDGANLTVDGYEFAPSFSIWTTIEECLNPPVVYERDRGWFTTPPFSEPEVFDFPEGIGPVECVNVEHEEVLLVPRWVEAKRVTFKYGLGEDFISKLKTLRALGLDRTEPLTVRTADGGTARVSPRDVVAAALPDPAALGELMHGKTCAGTWVSGTKDGAHREVYLYHVVDNQWSMKEYGSQAVVWQTAINPVVALELVARGLWQGAGVLGPEAFAPKPFLDLLVEYGSPWGLREQ from the coding sequence ATGCGCATTCTGTTGGTGGGAGCGGGCGGCGTCGGCGGCGCGATCGTGCGGATCGCGGCCCGGCGCGACTACTTCGAGCAGATGACCGTCGCCGACTACGACCCGGCCCGGGCCGAGGCGGCCGCCGCCGCGGGCAACGCCGCCGACTCCGCGCACGCCGGCCGTTTCGCCGCCGCCCGCGTCGACGCGTCCGACGAGGCCGCGGTGGCCGCGCTGCTGGCCGAGCACCGCTGCGACGTGCTGCTCAACGCCACCGACCCGCGGTTCGTGCTGCCGCTGTTCGGGGCCGCCGCCAAGGCCGGCGCGCACTACCTCGACATGGCCATGTCGCTCTCGCGCCCGCACCCGGACCGTCCGTATGACGAATGCGGCGTCAAACTCGGCGACGAGCAGTTCGAGCAGGCCGAGGAGTGGGCCCGGGCCGGCCGGCTGGCGCTGGTGGGCATGGGCGTCGAGCCGGGCCTGTCCGACGTCTTCGCCCGGTACGCCGCGGACGAGCTGTTCGACGAGATCGACGAGGTCGGCGTGCGCGACGGCGCGAACCTGACCGTCGACGGGTACGAGTTCGCCCCCTCCTTCAGTATCTGGACCACGATCGAGGAGTGCCTGAACCCGCCGGTCGTCTACGAGCGCGACCGCGGCTGGTTCACCACGCCGCCGTTCAGCGAGCCCGAGGTCTTCGACTTCCCCGAGGGCATCGGCCCGGTGGAGTGCGTGAACGTCGAGCACGAGGAGGTGCTGCTGGTCCCGCGCTGGGTCGAGGCGAAGCGGGTGACCTTCAAGTACGGCCTCGGCGAGGACTTCATCAGCAAGCTCAAGACCCTGCGCGCGCTCGGCCTCGACCGCACCGAGCCGCTGACCGTGCGCACCGCCGACGGCGGCACCGCGCGCGTCTCCCCGCGCGACGTCGTCGCCGCCGCCCTGCCCGACCCGGCCGCGCTGGGCGAGCTGATGCACGGCAAGACCTGCGCGGGCACCTGGGTGTCCGGTACCAAGGACGGCGCGCACCGCGAGGTCTACCTGTACCACGTGGTCGACAATCAGTGGTCGATGAAGGAGTACGGCTCGCAGGCGGTGGTGTGGCAGACCGCGATCAACCCCGTCGTCGCCCTCGAACTCGTCGCGCGCGGGTTGTGGCAGGGCGCCGGCGTGCTCGGGCCCGAGGCGTTCGCGCCGAAGCCGTTCCTCGATCTGCTGGTCGAGTACGGATCCCCGTGGGGCCTGCGCGAGCAGTGA